One genomic window of Notamacropus eugenii isolate mMacEug1 chromosome 6, mMacEug1.pri_v2, whole genome shotgun sequence includes the following:
- the LOC140512036 gene encoding olfactory receptor 5p57-like translates to MSDDNCTAVTEFIILGLTDDPTLRVILFVIFLGVYVITLVSNLSIITLIRNSSQLHTPMYLFLSHLAFVVSVYSSSVTPVMLKNFLVDKTIIPLGGCVAQMFCGAMFGAAEYFLLVVMAYDRYVAICNPLLYSTNMSTRVCTLLLSTSYLGSCVTAWIFTGCLLNRSFCGPNEINHFLCDYSPLLKLSYSENNLVEILPAASAGSIIMITVLIIMISYVYILFSVLKMSSSEGRSKAFSTCTSHLTAVTLFYGTTTFIYVIPKSSYSTDENKVMSVFYIVVIPMLNPLIYSLRNNEVKGALRKLMSRKHSFY, encoded by the coding sequence ATGTCTGATGATAACTGCACTGCTGTgactgaattcattattttggGGCTAACAGATGATCCAACCCTTCGTGTCATCCTCTTTGTGATATTTCTGGGGGTCTATGTGATCACCTTAGTTAGTAACCTTAGCATAATCACATTGATCAGAAATAGCTCCCAACTTCACACTCCAATGTACCTTTTTCTTAGCCACTTGGCTTTTGTGGTCTCTGTGTATTCCTCATCTGTCACACCTGTAATGCTCAAGAACTTCCTTGTGGATAAAACTATTATCCCTCTTGGAGGCTGTGTGGCCCAGATGTTCTGTGGAGCCATGTTTGGGGCAGCTGAGTACTTCCTTCTGGTTGTGATGGCCTATGATAGGTATGTGGCCATCTGTAACCCCCTTCTCTATTCTACCAACATGTCTACTAGGGTCTGTACTCTGTTACTCTCCACATCCTACCTGGGTAGTTGTGTAACTGCTTGGATCTTCACTGGTTGTTTATTGAATAGATCCTTCTGTGGACCCAATGAGATCAATCACTTTTTGTGTGATTATTCACCACTTTTGAAGCTTTCCTATTCTGAAAACAATCTTGTTGAAATTCTTCCTGCTGCTTCTGCTGGGTCAATAATTATGATCACAGTGCTAATTATAATGATCTCTTATGTATACATTCTCTTCTCTGTCCTGAAGATGAGCTCCAGTGAGGGGAGATCCAAAGCTTTCTCAACTTGCACCTCCCACCTCACAGCAGTCACTCTGTTCTATGGGACCACTACATTCATTTATGTGATACCTAAGTCCAGCTACTCAACAGATGAGAATAAAGTGATGTCTGTTTTTTACATTGTAGTGATCCCCATGTTGAATCCCTTGATCTACAGTCTTAGGAACAATGAAGTAAAAGGTGCCCTGAGAAAACTGATGAGTAGGAAACATTCTTTTTATTGA